One window of the Amycolatopsis mediterranei genome contains the following:
- a CDS encoding ATP-binding protein yields the protein MTDVAGNLLFCVDGSVWAVWRVLPHESARSTGRQLRELYDRTVTLMKSLRDEVMIASLCEQLQPHAIVQRCLDGIDLDANPHWAETVHNAWDQLEHLDVLGRSFWLAKPLTGHGWKETAQTTARATAAALGELLGIPARPSSATAVAAGRERARVAAQELGGAVPFRPATEAELLWWLARAPVRGVNEPQLDHANSVHNTGLAVRRGSGRAQLMTLRSCVFDESGRTDASEDRQGWGPLGLLNRRFVKCVTPHDDGTLASYQAFLVLAEMPRAFTFPGHEILARLADIGFGVDYALRIAARSNEDARAANRRRTRDLMSQDEEHAGDTAGVPADVISAQEEIQHKNARLGASSTEIDLEVGVVACVWGPTARDADARAKALRQAFLGGEYRWERPLGGQRQLYQAMLPGSRTPMVVRECSQNLLATDAAMLLPVSATDFGDPTGALFGLTIDGGAITPFLLDPTYGPTHDSSGGIAVIGELGAGKSVILKNVAAVVRLMLDGRVIVIDRTRSREWAPVAAALPGNAQIVDIIDPSLDDRPAAAELRHSCDPLRVFRTAGKSSTGIAETFFASWLDLESNSAERDALGRGLDDVSGRTDTSSNRLVDTLRKHGARDPAARALADRLERLRRDPITRPIFDPDLAPVDLFGADMVVFCTNEIPLPSALEMSNERMAARIPPRKLFGRAFHLLIAAIAKEICFSPGRWGEFICDEAYNVTGTPEGQQIALEFVRDGRKHGADAAFGSHAPQDLGDDVLRGLIAVRFLGRHRDDGLARSGLAWLGVDPADARYHEVVTKDLSPLNPAGGEEERRARAGEFLVRDHSGRIGKVKVLTQPYRTLPDAVLTTPDVSRGHRAH from the coding sequence GTGACCGACGTGGCGGGCAACCTGCTGTTCTGCGTCGACGGGTCGGTGTGGGCGGTGTGGCGGGTGCTGCCGCACGAGAGCGCCCGCTCCACCGGCCGGCAGCTGCGGGAGCTGTATGACCGCACGGTGACGCTGATGAAGTCGCTCCGGGACGAGGTGATGATCGCGTCGCTGTGCGAGCAGCTCCAGCCGCACGCGATCGTCCAGCGCTGCCTCGACGGGATCGATCTGGACGCCAACCCTCACTGGGCGGAGACCGTCCACAACGCCTGGGACCAGCTCGAGCACCTCGACGTACTCGGTCGCAGCTTCTGGCTCGCCAAACCCCTCACCGGCCACGGCTGGAAGGAAACCGCGCAGACGACGGCCCGCGCCACGGCCGCCGCGCTCGGGGAACTGCTCGGCATACCCGCCCGGCCCTCATCGGCGACTGCGGTGGCGGCTGGACGAGAGCGGGCGCGGGTCGCGGCCCAGGAGCTCGGCGGCGCGGTCCCGTTCCGGCCGGCGACGGAGGCGGAACTGCTGTGGTGGCTCGCCCGCGCCCCCGTCCGCGGGGTCAACGAACCCCAGCTCGACCACGCCAACTCCGTCCACAACACCGGCCTCGCCGTGCGGCGGGGGAGCGGACGCGCCCAGCTGATGACGCTGCGCAGTTGCGTGTTCGACGAAAGTGGCCGGACGGACGCGTCCGAGGACCGACAGGGCTGGGGACCGCTGGGGCTGCTGAACCGCCGGTTCGTCAAGTGCGTGACCCCGCACGACGATGGCACGCTCGCCAGCTACCAAGCCTTCCTCGTGCTGGCGGAGATGCCGCGGGCGTTCACCTTCCCCGGGCACGAGATCCTGGCCCGGCTGGCCGACATCGGCTTCGGGGTCGACTACGCGCTACGGATCGCCGCCCGCTCGAACGAGGACGCCCGCGCCGCCAACCGGCGCCGGACCCGGGACCTGATGAGCCAGGACGAGGAGCACGCCGGCGACACCGCCGGCGTCCCGGCGGACGTGATCTCGGCGCAGGAGGAGATCCAGCACAAGAACGCCCGCCTCGGCGCCAGCTCCACCGAGATCGACCTCGAAGTCGGCGTCGTCGCCTGCGTCTGGGGCCCCACCGCCCGCGACGCGGACGCCCGCGCCAAAGCGCTGCGACAGGCGTTCCTCGGCGGCGAGTATCGCTGGGAACGCCCGCTCGGGGGGCAGCGGCAGCTGTATCAAGCGATGCTGCCGGGGAGCCGGACGCCGATGGTGGTGCGCGAGTGCAGCCAGAACCTCCTCGCCACCGATGCCGCGATGCTGCTGCCGGTCTCGGCGACCGACTTCGGCGACCCCACCGGCGCCCTGTTCGGGCTGACCATCGACGGCGGCGCGATCACCCCGTTCCTGCTCGACCCGACCTACGGACCGACCCACGACTCCTCCGGCGGGATCGCCGTCATCGGCGAGCTCGGCGCCGGGAAGTCGGTGATCCTGAAGAACGTCGCCGCGGTCGTCCGGTTGATGCTCGACGGGCGGGTGATCGTCATCGACCGGACCCGCAGCCGCGAATGGGCACCCGTCGCCGCCGCGCTGCCCGGCAACGCGCAGATCGTCGACATCATCGACCCCAGCCTCGACGACCGGCCCGCCGCAGCCGAGCTACGGCACTCCTGCGACCCGCTACGGGTCTTCCGCACCGCCGGCAAATCCAGCACCGGCATCGCCGAGACCTTCTTCGCCTCCTGGCTCGACCTCGAGTCCAACTCCGCCGAACGGGACGCTCTCGGCCGCGGCCTCGACGACGTCAGCGGCCGCACGGACACCTCCAGCAACCGACTTGTCGACACACTCCGCAAGCACGGCGCCCGCGACCCGGCCGCCCGTGCGCTGGCGGACCGGCTCGAGCGGCTGCGGCGCGACCCGATCACCCGCCCGATCTTCGACCCCGACCTCGCCCCGGTCGACTTGTTCGGCGCGGACATGGTCGTGTTCTGCACCAACGAGATCCCGCTGCCCAGCGCGCTGGAGATGAGCAACGAGCGGATGGCCGCCCGGATCCCGCCGCGCAAGCTCTTCGGCCGCGCCTTCCACCTGCTCATCGCCGCGATCGCGAAGGAGATCTGTTTCAGTCCGGGGCGGTGGGGCGAGTTCATCTGCGACGAGGCCTACAACGTCACCGGCACCCCCGAAGGCCAGCAGATCGCCCTGGAGTTCGTCCGCGACGGCCGCAAACACGGCGCCGACGCCGCCTTCGGTTCCCACGCACCGCAAGACCTCGGCGACGACGTCTTGCGCGGCCTGATCGCAGTGCGGTTCCTCGGCCGCCACCGCGACGACGGCCTCGCCCGCAGCGGCTTGGCCTGGCTCGGCGTCGACCCCGCCGACGCCCGCTACCACGAGGTGGTCACCAAGGACCTCTCACCGCTGAACCCCGCCGGCGGCGAGGAGGAGCGACGCGCGCGGGCGGGCGAATTTCTCGTGCGTGACCACAGTGGACGGATCGGCAAGGTCAAGGTCCTGACCCAGCCCTACCGCACGCTGCCGGACGCCGTCCTGACCACACCTGACGTCTCGCGGGGCCATCGGGCGCATTGA